The Xenorhabdus poinarii G6 nucleotide sequence ACTACGATAATCAGCAAAATGTCGTTGGTTATTCTCAAGATTATTCCAATTTGATTGTCAATGCGGTTAAGAAAAAACTGGATATGCCTAACCTACAGGTTAAGCTGATCCCGATTACCTCCCAGAACCGCATTCCCCTGTTACAAAACGGTATATTCGATTTTGAATGTGGGTCTACAACCAACAATGATGAGCGCCAGAAACAGGCCGCATTCTCCAACACTATCTTTGTTGTTGGTACTCGTCTGCTGGTTAAAAAAGATTCTGGCATCAAAGGATTTGATGATCTGGCCGGAAAAAATGTCGTCGTAACGTCTGGCACAACCTCTGAAATTTTGTTGAATAAGCTCAATGATGAGAAGCAAATGCACATGCGCATTATTAGTGCCAAAGACCATGGCGATTCATTCCGTACTCTGGAATCAGGCCGTGCTGTTGCCTTTATGATGGACGATGCTCTGCTCGCAGGGGAACGGGCAAAAGCGAAGAAACCAGATCAATGGATCATTGTTGGTAAAGCGCAATCAGAAGAAGCTTATGGCTGTATGCTGCGCAAAGACGATCCTCAATTCAAGAAATTGATTGATGACGTCATTGTGAAAGTACAGACCTCCGGTAAAGCAGAAAAAATGTTTGACCGCTGGTTCAAAGAACCTATTCCACCTAAAAAACTGAACATGAATTTCTCTATGTCCGATGAAATGAGAGCCTTGTTTAAGTCACCAAATGATAATGCGCTGAATTAACCAAGGAACTAAGGATATCTTGATTTTATTGGCACAACGGATTTGAGGTAGCCGTTCCCTACCTCATTTTTTAGATCGTTTTTCAGTGTCGCTGCCAACCCCATTTCAGGGAGTGTGATTATGTCTATTAATTGGAATTGGGGCGTCTTTTTACAGGCTGCCCCTTTTGGTAATACCACCTATCTGGGGTGGCTGATTTCTGGCTTTCAGGTAAC carries:
- a CDS encoding glutamate/aspartate ABC transporter substrate-binding protein; the encoded protein is MRKLMLTMMLLSAVGAAHAEELTGTLKKIKDNGIIVVGHRESSVPFSYYDNQQNVVGYSQDYSNLIVNAVKKKLDMPNLQVKLIPITSQNRIPLLQNGIFDFECGSTTNNDERQKQAAFSNTIFVVGTRLLVKKDSGIKGFDDLAGKNVVVTSGTTSEILLNKLNDEKQMHMRIISAKDHGDSFRTLESGRAVAFMMDDALLAGERAKAKKPDQWIIVGKAQSEEAYGCMLRKDDPQFKKLIDDVIVKVQTSGKAEKMFDRWFKEPIPPKKLNMNFSMSDEMRALFKSPNDNALN